A stretch of the Haloarcula ordinaria genome encodes the following:
- a CDS encoding DUF4013 domain-containing protein, protein MQGDSWIGRLVIGGILLFLSFLIVPVFIFYGYLVRVLESTIEGDSEPPEWDDWGGLVVDGLKATVVGLVYGLIPTVVIVGIGAGLIGIGSAAGNDGGGLLAGFGLATILLLIPVLFLVYYLVPAALSNMAVEGRLGAAFDVGMLKRVVLTSDYFVAVLMPIVVGVVINVVAQVLILTIVGGLLVPFVMFYGQVAVFRMFGLAFAKHAPTDGGQATDVATTA, encoded by the coding sequence ATGCAAGGCGACAGTTGGATCGGGCGGCTGGTAATCGGCGGCATCCTCCTCTTTCTGTCCTTCCTCATAGTTCCGGTGTTCATATTCTACGGCTACCTCGTCCGCGTCCTCGAGTCGACTATCGAGGGCGATTCGGAACCCCCCGAGTGGGACGACTGGGGCGGTCTCGTCGTGGACGGACTGAAAGCGACGGTGGTCGGCCTCGTCTACGGACTAATTCCGACAGTCGTTATCGTCGGTATCGGCGCCGGACTGATCGGCATCGGCTCCGCGGCCGGCAACGACGGCGGCGGTCTCCTGGCCGGCTTCGGCCTCGCGACCATCCTGCTGTTGATTCCGGTGCTGTTCCTGGTCTACTACCTCGTCCCCGCCGCCCTGTCGAACATGGCCGTCGAGGGTCGACTCGGTGCCGCGTTCGACGTCGGGATGCTCAAGCGCGTCGTGCTGACCAGCGACTACTTCGTCGCCGTGCTGATGCCCATCGTCGTCGGCGTCGTCATCAACGTCGTCGCCCAGGTGCTCATCCTCACCATCGTCGGTGGCCTGCTGGTCCCGTTCGTCATGTTCTACGGCCAGGTCGCCGTGTTCCGGATGTTCGGACTCGCGTTCGCGAAGCACGCGCCGACGGACGGCGGACAGGCCACGGACGTCGCGACGACGGCCTGA
- a CDS encoding bis(5'-nucleosyl)-tetraphosphatase: MIEATSAGAILFRDTRGRREYLLLKSRPGDWEFPKGGVEGDEELQQTAIREVKEEAGIGDFRLLDGFRKDYDYVFEANGNTIHKTVHLFVAKSFEASAELSTEHRDLQWRDYDQAVNTVTQDGPREILKDAHEFLDEALENGDGE; encoded by the coding sequence ATGATAGAGGCCACGAGCGCGGGAGCCATCCTCTTTCGCGATACGCGTGGCCGGCGCGAGTACCTGTTGCTCAAGAGCCGCCCCGGGGACTGGGAGTTCCCGAAAGGCGGCGTCGAGGGCGACGAGGAACTTCAGCAGACGGCCATCCGCGAAGTGAAAGAGGAGGCCGGAATCGGCGATTTCCGGCTCTTGGACGGTTTCCGCAAAGACTACGACTACGTGTTCGAGGCGAACGGCAACACCATCCACAAGACGGTGCACCTGTTCGTCGCGAAGTCCTTCGAAGCATCGGCAGAGCTCTCTACGGAGCATCGCGACCTGCAGTGGCGCGACTACGACCAGGCTGTCAACACCGTCACGCAAGACGGCCCCCGCGAGATACTGAAAGACGCCCACGAGTTCCTCGACGAGGCGCTCGAGAACGGCGACGGGGAGTGA